In Stutzerimonas stutzeri, a genomic segment contains:
- a CDS encoding DUF1090 domain-containing protein → MKTAVAMVLLMFTTGLAHAQESCAGKEANIRRQLDHARDNGNAGQIRGLETALDKVRTHCTNEGLQAERQDDIDEVREEISEREADLREALEDGEPQKVERRERKLDESREELRQLLEK, encoded by the coding sequence ATGAAAACTGCTGTCGCAATGGTATTGCTGATGTTCACCACTGGATTGGCTCACGCCCAGGAAAGCTGTGCCGGAAAGGAAGCGAACATTCGCCGTCAGCTTGACCACGCGCGCGATAACGGTAACGCCGGACAGATTCGCGGTCTCGAAACCGCATTGGACAAGGTCCGGACCCACTGCACCAACGAGGGTCTGCAGGCCGAACGACAGGATGATATAGACGAGGTGCGGGAAGAAATCAGCGAGCGTGAAGCCGATCTGCGCGAAGCTTTGGAGGATGGTGAGCCGCAGAAGGTCGAAAGGCGTGAACGCAAGCTGGACGAATCCAGGGAAGAACTGCGCCAGCTATTGGAAAAATAG
- a CDS encoding nucleobase:cation symporter-2 family protein codes for MSALGNRTASEISDELVYGLNSRPRPWIAFLAALQHLLAIIVPIVTPGLLICQAIGVSPRDTNIIVSMSLVISGIATFLQCKRFGPLGAGLLIVQGTSFNFVGPLIAGGVLLVKQGTPVETVMAAIFGVVIAGSFIEMGVSRVLPFIKRLITPLVTGIVVLMIGLTLIKVGLISMGGGYAAMGDGSFASRENLLLSGVVLAAIIVLNRLPVVWLRSCAIIIALAIGYALAAYLGRLNFAGMHEAALFQVPMPLHFGLSFSWSLFIPMVVIYLVTSLEAIGDITATSKLSGQPVEGPLWIQRIKGGVLVNGANSLLAGLFNTFPSSVFAQNNGIIQLTGIASRYVGMWIAAMLVVLGLFPAVAGVLQAVPEPVLGGAALVMFGAVAAAGINILAGIQLDRRALLIISVSLALGLGFSQVPEFLANLPMALRNVLESGVATGGICALLMNWFLPESPASAEQVT; via the coding sequence ATGAGCGCTCTCGGCAACAGAACCGCCTCTGAAATATCGGACGAACTCGTCTACGGACTCAATTCCCGCCCACGCCCATGGATCGCCTTTCTTGCCGCGCTACAACATCTGCTGGCTATCATCGTGCCCATCGTCACGCCCGGCTTGCTGATCTGCCAAGCCATCGGCGTCTCGCCCCGCGACACCAACATTATCGTCTCCATGTCACTGGTGATCTCCGGCATCGCTACCTTTCTCCAGTGCAAGCGGTTCGGCCCGCTCGGCGCCGGGTTGCTGATCGTGCAGGGCACCAGCTTCAACTTCGTCGGTCCGCTGATCGCCGGCGGCGTGCTGCTGGTCAAGCAAGGCACGCCAGTGGAGACGGTGATGGCGGCGATCTTCGGCGTGGTAATCGCCGGCTCCTTCATCGAAATGGGCGTCTCGCGCGTGCTGCCCTTCATCAAGCGGCTAATCACCCCGCTGGTGACCGGCATCGTGGTACTGATGATCGGGCTGACGCTGATCAAGGTCGGCCTGATCAGCATGGGCGGCGGCTACGCGGCCATGGGCGACGGTAGCTTTGCCAGCCGCGAGAACCTGCTGCTGTCCGGCGTGGTGCTGGCGGCGATCATCGTGCTCAACCGCTTGCCGGTGGTGTGGCTGCGCAGCTGCGCGATCATCATCGCGCTGGCCATCGGTTATGCGCTGGCCGCCTACCTGGGCCGGCTGAACTTCGCCGGCATGCACGAGGCCGCACTGTTCCAGGTGCCGATGCCGCTGCACTTCGGCCTGAGCTTTTCCTGGAGCCTGTTCATTCCGATGGTGGTCATTTACCTGGTCACCTCGCTGGAAGCCATTGGCGACATCACCGCCACCAGCAAACTATCGGGCCAGCCGGTCGAGGGCCCGCTGTGGATACAGCGCATCAAGGGCGGCGTGCTGGTCAACGGCGCCAACTCATTGCTGGCGGGCCTGTTCAATACCTTTCCCAGTTCTGTGTTCGCGCAGAACAACGGCATCATTCAGCTGACCGGCATCGCCAGCCGCTACGTCGGGATGTGGATCGCCGCCATGCTGGTGGTGCTCGGGCTGTTCCCGGCAGTCGCTGGGGTGCTGCAGGCGGTACCAGAGCCTGTACTCGGCGGCGCCGCCCTGGTGATGTTCGGCGCGGTGGCAGCGGCGGGTATCAATATCCTTGCAGGCATACAGCTGGACCGCCGCGCGCTGCTGATCATCTCGGTTTCGCTGGCGCTGGGCCTGGGCTTTTCTCAGGTACCGGAGTTCCTGGCGAACCTGCCGATGGCACTGCGCAACGTGCTCGAATCTGGTGTGGCCACCGGAGGCATCTGCGCCCTGCTGATGAACTGGTTCCTGCCCGAGTCGCCCGCAAGCGCAGAGCAGGTTACCTGA
- a CDS encoding NAD(P)/FAD-dependent oxidoreductase, whose product MERVDCVVIGAGVVGLAVARAMALAGREVLVLEAESAIGSGTSSRNSEVIHAGIYYPQGSLKARLCVAGRDALYAFCESHGVPYRRCGKLIVATDESQLAGLDQLQAHAQANGVHDLQRLDVDQIKVLEPQLNAVAGLLSPSTGIVHSHALMLALQGDAQTAGALLALRAPVSAIEATATGLRVDVGGDEPMALLATCVINCAGHAAPWIAGYTRGLAAKSVPPRYFAKGSYFSLATSTPFRHLVYPLPEPGGLGVHLTLDLGGQARFGPDVEWVDSLDYTMNESRAGGFYAAIRRYWPGLPDGALQPAYTGIRPKISGPDEAAADFRIDGPAEHGIAGLVNLFGIESPGLTAALAIADEVCLRLAQDARAG is encoded by the coding sequence ATGGAGCGGGTCGATTGCGTTGTCATCGGTGCTGGAGTGGTGGGGCTCGCCGTTGCGCGCGCCATGGCGCTGGCAGGGCGCGAAGTGCTGGTGTTGGAAGCCGAGTCGGCCATCGGCTCGGGCACCAGTTCGCGCAACAGCGAGGTCATCCATGCCGGCATTTATTATCCGCAAGGTTCGTTGAAGGCGCGCCTGTGCGTGGCCGGACGGGACGCGCTGTACGCCTTCTGCGAAAGTCACGGGGTGCCGTATCGGCGCTGTGGCAAGCTGATCGTCGCCACCGACGAATCGCAGCTGGCCGGTCTCGATCAGCTGCAGGCCCACGCCCAGGCCAACGGGGTCCATGACCTGCAGCGCCTCGATGTGGACCAGATAAAAGTCTTGGAGCCGCAGCTCAACGCCGTTGCCGGGCTGCTGTCGCCGAGTACCGGTATCGTCCACAGCCATGCGTTGATGCTGGCGCTCCAGGGCGATGCGCAAACCGCGGGTGCGCTGCTGGCGTTGCGTGCACCGGTCTCGGCAATCGAGGCGACGGCCACCGGGTTGCGGGTCGATGTCGGCGGGGACGAGCCCATGGCCCTGCTCGCCACGTGCGTGATCAACTGCGCCGGGCATGCGGCGCCTTGGATCGCGGGCTACACACGCGGCCTGGCCGCCAAGTCGGTGCCGCCGCGCTATTTCGCCAAGGGCAGCTATTTCAGTCTGGCGACCTCCACGCCGTTTCGGCATCTGGTCTATCCGCTGCCCGAGCCCGGCGGGCTGGGCGTGCACCTGACCCTGGATCTTGGCGGTCAGGCGCGTTTCGGTCCAGATGTCGAGTGGGTCGACAGCCTCGATTACACAATGAACGAAAGCCGCGCAGGCGGTTTTTACGCCGCGATCCGCCGTTACTGGCCGGGGTTGCCCGATGGCGCGCTGCAGCCGGCCTACACTGGCATTCGCCCGAAGATCAGCGGTCCGGATGAAGCAGCTGCGGACTTCCGCATCGACGGGCCTGCCGAGCATGGCATCGCCGGGCTGGTGAATCTGTTCGGCATCGAATCGCCTGGACTCACCGCGGCCCTGGCGATTGCCGATGAGGTCTGCCTGCGCCTCGCTCAGGACGCGCGCGCCGGTTGA